The window AGGCTGGTTTCGCGAGTTTTATCGATCCGAGAGCGCAACGAGCATCTACTATCTGTTGCGAGCGGGCGAGGCGTCGTGGTTTCATCGGCTGAAGCAGGATGAGATTTGGCATCATCTGAAGGGCGATCCGGTAGAGATTGTGATGCTGAGCGAGGCAAGGCCGTTGCACAGCGTCCTTTCGGTCGGCGCTTTTGTCGTACCGGGCGGCACATGGTTCGCCGCGCGTCCGTTGGGCGAGTTTGCGCTTTGCTCCTGCACGGTCTCGCCGCCCTTTCGATACGAAGAGTGGGAGATGGCGAACGCAGTTGAACTGCAGAGCGCCTATCCTGTTTGCCAAGCCGTCATCCAGCAATTTGAAGGAATCGAATCGCTCAAAACGAAGTTATAATCTCAACCATGCTCTGGCTAGGAATTCTGCTGTGGGGTCTTATTCAGCCGCCGACTATCGAGTTTGTGCCGATGTACGGCGGATTGGGCGGCGGCGGTCCGGTCGAGATGAATCACAGCGGCTGCATCGCTCCTGCAGAGCGGATGGAAGTTCAAGCCGCTATTCGCCGTTTTCAAGCGATAAACCCGACCGTGATGGGCGCGCCGAGCAAGTACCCGATGTATCCTCAGTCGGGCAATCTGTGGGACGACCTGTTCGTCAATAACTTCACCGACATTGATTTGACTTCGGGCGAGCGCGATTACGAGTGCACGAACTTTGTCTACAACGGCCACCAAGGGCACGATTCGGACATTCGGTCGTTTATGGAGCAGGAGTTGGGCTATCCGGTTCAGGCCGTTTTGGACGGCCAGGTAGTGGCGACTCGCGACGGCGAGTTTGATCGCCAGACCTCCGCATCGGGCGCTCCGGCCAACTATGTCGTGCTTTGGCACGGCGGCGATCACTTGACCTACTATTGGCATCTGCGCCGCAATTCGGTGGCGGTGAGCGTCGGTCAAATGGTTCGCGCCGGACAGCATTTGGGAATGACGGCCAGCAGCGGCAGCAGCACCTATCCCCACTTGCATTTTGAATCTTGGAACGACAACAATTGGTTCGAGCCGTCCGCGGGCGCGTGTCGATCCGGCTCGAGCCAGTGGCAGCGACAGACTAACATACGGCGAGACATGTATTTGCGCGAGTTCGCGATGACCGACCAGCATATCGGCAACTACCCAGGCCTGCCCTGGGAGCTGCCAAGAAAGGGCACCTTTGCGCCTGGTCAGCAACCCCTCTATTGGTACATGATCGTGCACAATCTGCCAGCGTTCAGCAACTGGCGCTTTCGATTTTTTAGGCCCGACAACACGCTTCATTTTGATACGGGCACGTATGGGTTTAACAACACATCGCCTTATCGTTGGGCTTGGTTTTGGTGGTTTTGGAGCTTTTCGACGCCTTTCACGGGCCAGTGGCGGATCGATGCGGTCTTTAACGGCAATGTGGTCGCCAGCGCGCCGTTCTTTATCTCGAACGACGCGACAGCCGGGCACGGCCCGCCAGCCGAGCCGACTAGCGTCTCGCTGGATCCGCCCATAGTTCGAGCCGACCGCCCCGTGGCGCTGCGAGTCAGAATGCCCTTGATACGGCATCGAAACTACCACCCGGTTACCTATCGTTATCAATGGTTGGTGAACGATGCGGTGGTTCGAGAAGCCGAGCACGGCGCGCACTCGGACGTGCTGCCGGTCGGGAGTTTTCAACCGGGCGACGTTGTGCGAGGCGAAGTCATTGTCATGGAGAGTTTAGGGAATGGTCGGGGACCTTATGGCGCTCAGACCATTGTAGACGGCGGAGACGCGAACGGCGACGGCTGCGTGGACGACACCGACTTGGCCATTGTGCTGAGCCAATTCGGACTGGCGCATCCGCCGGCAGACTTTAACGAAGACGGTGTAGTTGACGATACCGACCTGGCCATTGTGCTGAGCGCGTTTGGCCGAGGCTGCTAAGGAGGCAGACAAATGAAGAGTTTCGTATTAGCGTTGATGGTTATGGGGATCGCATCGGCGTCTCCGATCAAGTTATTCGAGCCAGCCGGTTTCGCCAAAGCAGGGGCATTCTTCCTGACTCAGGAAGTTACGGATCACCTGTTGGTGTCTCCCAATTGGGATAGGATCGTCGGGCTGCGCGGCGGCGAGACTATTCAGATCGATGTCGCCTCTAATCGCAAGCTGATGGGGCGCGTTGCCCGCATTGACGAGCGGGGCGGCGGCAATCGCACGATCTTTGCAAGAATCGATGGAGACGAAGAGGGACAGATGCTTCTGGTTCTGGAAGCGAATTGCCTATCCGCGACGATCCAACTTCCCGATTCGCACGAACTCTTCAGCCTGCGATTCGCCGGAAATGGCCTTTATGCAATGTGCCGCCAAGATGCGATGCTGTTTCCTCCTTGCGACGAACCCATCGCAGTGCATTCCGAAAGCGGCGAGGTTGTCGACGGTTCGATCGCCTCGACCGAGAACGTAGTGATCGATGTGCTGGTCGCCTATACGCCTCAGGCGCGCGATGTGGCCGGCAGCACGAACCAGATGCTCTCGCGCATTCAGCTGATGATCGACGAATCCAATCAAGCCTACTCGGCTAGTCTGATGCCGGTGCGCCTGCGCCTGGTGCACAGAGTGGAGGCTACCGGGTATACGGAATCTTCCAACTTCAGCACAAACCTATCGCGGCTGCGCAATACCAGCGACGGGCACATGGATGACGTGCATACTCTTCGCGAGCAATACTCTGCCGACATGGTCGCGCTGATCGTCTCGGGCGGCAGCGCTTGTGGAGTGGCCTACCTGATGTCGACTCTTTCGACTGATTTCCGCACCAGCGCGTTCTCCGTCTCTGCGATTGGCTGTGCCACCGGATACTACACGTTCGGGCACGAACTTGGGCACAATCAAGGGTCGCATCACGATCGCGCGAACGCTGGCACGGCGCTCTATCCGTACTCCTATGGATGGAGGTTTTACGGAACGAACGGCACCCAGTATCGGACGATTTTGGCCTATTCTCCCGGCACGCGCATTCAGCGATTTTCGAACCCGAATGTGAACTTCCAGGGTACGCCGACAGGAATTCTGAACAGCGAGGAGAACGCTCGCTCGATCACCAATGCGGCGCCGACGGTGCGTCAGTTCTATGCGCCCAGACCTGGGGATGTTGACCGAAATGGATGCGTGGACGATCTCGACTTGGCGATGGTGCTCGACCAGTTTGGAGACAAGGCCATAACATTGGCCGATGTGGACAGCAATGGAGTGGTGGACGACCGAGACCTGGCGATCGTACTGAACAACTTCGGCTCCGGTTGCATTTAGCGGTTCGTTATGCGCCATGGATTGGCTTGGTTACTGGCGTTGGCGATGACGGGGGCGATAGGCCAACCCTCTAAGATCGTTCGGCCTTTGGTCGACGGTCTGACGATGTCGATGGGGCTGGCCTACCCCGTGCCGCGCTTTTCGTGGCAAATGGAAAGCGATGCGCGGGGCGCCCGTCAATCCGCATTCCAGGTCCAAGTCGCCACCAAGCGAGAGCTGATCGACAAGCCCGACGCTTGGGATTCCGGCAAGATGAACGGAAGTCAACCCTGGGCGGACTATGCGGGCAAACCCTTGCAGAGGGAGACGGTTTACTTTTGGCGCGCTCGGCTGTGGGACCAGAATAACGCGCCGACCGCCTGGACCGAAGTCCAGAAGTTCGAGACTTGCTTGGCCAGCGATTCTGACTGGAAAGGCGCTTGGATCGGCGGGCCGTCGGCAGGCGGCAACGGCTATCACAGCCAGTTCGCCGAAACGGACACGACCGAGAAATGGGTCGAGATCGACTTAGGCGCCGCGCGCACGGTCTCTGGCGTACGGCTCTTCCCTGCTCGGCCTTACAACTGGAGACGGGACGAACCCGGCTTTGGCTTTCCTCGCCAGTTCTCGATTCAGGTCTCCACCGATGGCGAAAACTACGCAACAGCGCTTGGCCCGATCAACGATACCGCTACTGTCGATCCTTGGGAAGGCCGGTTCGCAAGCCGCATTCAGGCTAGGTATGTGCGATTGTTAGCGCATCGCCTGCACCAACCCGCGGACAGCAAGCCTTGCCTGGCATTGGCGGAGATGGAGATTCTTGACGAGCAGCCGATCTCGACCTTGGCCAAAGCCCGCGCCTTGGACAGCGTCGAAGAGCACGGCTGGGGATTGGAGCGACTGACCGACGGCAGCCGCAAGTCGCAACCCATCGGTGCCCAGCCTCCTTTGTTGCGCCGCGAGTTTGTTTTGCCTAAAAAGCCCGTCTGGGCGCGTCTCTATGTCTCGTATCTGGGCTACGGGGAGACCTATG of the Armatimonadota bacterium genome contains:
- a CDS encoding cupin domain-containing protein encodes the protein MPSQEELIAQFELQPHPEGGWFREFYRSESATSIYYLLRAGEASWFHRLKQDEIWHHLKGDPVEIVMLSEARPLHSVLSVGAFVVPGGTWFAARPLGEFALCSCTVSPPFRYEEWEMANAVELQSAYPVCQAVIQQFEGIESLKTKL
- a CDS encoding peptidoglycan DD-metalloendopeptidase family protein; this translates as MLWLGILLWGLIQPPTIEFVPMYGGLGGGGPVEMNHSGCIAPAERMEVQAAIRRFQAINPTVMGAPSKYPMYPQSGNLWDDLFVNNFTDIDLTSGERDYECTNFVYNGHQGHDSDIRSFMEQELGYPVQAVLDGQVVATRDGEFDRQTSASGAPANYVVLWHGGDHLTYYWHLRRNSVAVSVGQMVRAGQHLGMTASSGSSTYPHLHFESWNDNNWFEPSAGACRSGSSQWQRQTNIRRDMYLREFAMTDQHIGNYPGLPWELPRKGTFAPGQQPLYWYMIVHNLPAFSNWRFRFFRPDNTLHFDTGTYGFNNTSPYRWAWFWWFWSFSTPFTGQWRIDAVFNGNVVASAPFFISNDATAGHGPPAEPTSVSLDPPIVRADRPVALRVRMPLIRHRNYHPVTYRYQWLVNDAVVREAEHGAHSDVLPVGSFQPGDVVRGEVIVMESLGNGRGPYGAQTIVDGGDANGDGCVDDTDLAIVLSQFGLAHPPADFNEDGVVDDTDLAIVLSAFGRGC